The following proteins are encoded in a genomic region of Methanoculleus bourgensis MS2:
- a CDS encoding COG1361 S-layer family protein: MKPLHLFVISLICIVAAAVVPVSAGPADIAVTSSTVDPLVLMKGDTGTLTVEIKNNGADSVSIRSARLYGSGVVALSDSYPSVGDIGAGTTKTFTFTVRADAGEGTFYPVFVIDFQDGGNLRYPVPVQVEDTPLTASIVGKPDAFSEGRTADITVRVGNPRPNAASGVQMIPQGAGFTVTPTGAFIGALAPDGSGTAVFNLTPADETDVTFKVLWRNGINTHSVDLTLPVTFGEDKRRADLVVTNVEVTPEAGGYRIVGDVTNAGLEPARSVLITPGAPAIPTDPFRVYVVGTLDPDDAAPFEVTFKADGNATEIPVVVEYRDSDGNRYTMTTMVEVGGGAATPTKERDGGFPIAGVVIAVLIAIGVIGAIYYSWRRK, translated from the coding sequence ATGAAACCACTTCACCTCTTTGTTATATCACTCATATGCATCGTCGCCGCAGCCGTCGTGCCGGTCTCTGCAGGGCCTGCCGACATCGCGGTGACATCCTCCACGGTCGATCCTTTAGTCCTGATGAAGGGCGACACCGGGACGCTCACGGTGGAGATCAAAAACAACGGTGCCGATAGCGTCTCCATCCGGAGCGCCCGGCTCTACGGCAGCGGGGTCGTGGCCCTGAGCGACTCCTACCCCTCGGTCGGGGATATCGGCGCCGGCACAACAAAGACCTTCACCTTCACCGTCCGGGCGGACGCCGGGGAGGGGACGTTCTACCCGGTCTTTGTCATCGACTTCCAGGACGGCGGAAACCTCCGCTACCCGGTCCCGGTCCAGGTCGAGGACACCCCCCTCACCGCATCGATCGTCGGGAAACCTGACGCATTCTCTGAGGGGAGGACAGCCGACATCACCGTCCGGGTCGGGAACCCCCGCCCGAACGCCGCTTCCGGCGTCCAGATGATCCCGCAGGGGGCCGGGTTTACCGTCACCCCGACCGGCGCATTCATCGGCGCTCTCGCGCCTGACGGGTCCGGGACCGCAGTCTTCAACCTGACCCCGGCAGACGAGACGGACGTCACCTTCAAAGTGCTCTGGCGCAACGGCATCAACACCCACTCCGTCGACCTCACCCTGCCGGTCACCTTCGGCGAGGACAAGCGGCGGGCGGACCTGGTCGTCACCAACGTCGAGGTCACGCCCGAGGCCGGGGGATACCGGATCGTGGGCGACGTCACGAACGCCGGCCTCGAGCCCGCACGCTCGGTGCTCATCACCCCGGGGGCGCCCGCCATCCCCACCGACCCCTTCAGGGTCTACGTGGTGGGCACCCTCGACCCTGACGACGCCGCCCCGTTCGAGGTGACGTTCAAGGCCGATGGGAACGCGACTGAGATCCCGGTCGTCGTCGAGTACCGCGACAGCGACGGGAACCGCTACACGATGACCACGATGGTCGAGGTCGGCGGCGGTGCGGCGACGCCCACGAAGGAGCGCGACGGCGGCTTTCCCATAGCCGGCGTGGTCATCGCGGTCCTCATCGCCATCGGCGTCATCGGGGCCATCTACTACTCCTGGAGACGGAAGTAA
- a CDS encoding ABC transporter ATP-binding protein: protein MPVISFDNVTKVYPLPAGDVVALAGIDLAIEKGEFVLVMGPSGSGKSTLLNIMGSLDVPTSGEVTIAGRQISRMSDDELTLMRRDHIGFVFQQFNLIPLLSVVENVEYPLILKGRQAGDRERAIEVLAAVGITETHLTHKPGELSGGQQQRVAIARALANDPDFLLCDEPTGNLDTKTGTAIMDLIARMNREEGKTVVMVTHDPRMTEYADRTVRIVDGRLA from the coding sequence ATGCCGGTCATCAGTTTCGATAACGTCACCAAGGTCTACCCCCTCCCGGCCGGCGACGTTGTGGCGCTCGCCGGCATCGATCTCGCCATCGAGAAGGGCGAGTTCGTCCTGGTCATGGGGCCGTCGGGGTCCGGGAAATCGACGCTCCTAAATATCATGGGCTCGCTCGACGTCCCAACCTCAGGCGAAGTCACCATCGCCGGAAGGCAGATCAGCAGGATGAGCGACGACGAACTGACCCTCATGCGGCGGGATCACATCGGGTTTGTCTTCCAGCAGTTCAACCTCATCCCGCTGCTGTCGGTGGTCGAGAACGTCGAGTACCCGCTCATCCTGAAAGGCAGGCAGGCAGGGGACCGGGAGCGGGCGATCGAGGTTCTCGCGGCGGTCGGGATCACAGAGACGCATCTCACCCACAAACCCGGCGAACTCTCGGGCGGGCAGCAGCAGCGGGTGGCGATCGCCCGGGCGCTCGCAAACGACCCCGACTTCCTCCTCTGCGACGAACCGACCGGAAACCTGGACACAAAGACCGGGACCGCGATCATGGACCTCATCGCTCGGATGAACCGTGAGGAGGGCAAGACCGTCGTCATGGTCACCCACGACCCCCGGATGACCGAGTATGCCGACCGGACGGTCAGGATCGTGGACGGGAGGCTGGCATGA
- a CDS encoding ABC transporter permease, whose amino-acid sequence MTFFDLARRNVSRHWLRSILAVTGIVIGVIAIASMGILGNSIGLMFNDMVTDVGDTIVVSPAMGSGTTAFTERQVNDIARAAGSNRVIPFASTFDTVTVGETKSGAMIYAMPAGDIPFLLEKEAGTYPRDTGAGCMIGSKLAENGKETGLKLGARVKIGDETLRVTGVLKERGMGFDINPDYAIIVPYRWYSNHYDEDEYDQVIVKVRDVNDLDAVKEAIEEKMNRREDVVNVMDTKAILESVFAAADSITVFLMGIGAISLIVAGVSILNVMMMSVTERIKEIGVLRSIGTRRNEVMRMFIYEAMILGIAGAIIGGVLSFGTGYLMTAVLVGNPDYLFNPTSLLYIVFGMAFGIITSAASGLYPAWKAAHLNPIQALRHE is encoded by the coding sequence ATGACCTTCTTCGACCTCGCTCGCCGGAACGTCAGCCGCCACTGGCTCAGGTCGATCCTCGCGGTCACCGGGATCGTCATCGGTGTCATCGCGATCGCCTCGATGGGCATCCTCGGCAACAGTATCGGCCTCATGTTCAACGATATGGTCACCGACGTCGGCGACACCATCGTCGTCTCCCCGGCGATGGGTTCGGGTACCACAGCGTTCACCGAACGGCAGGTTAACGATATCGCCCGGGCGGCCGGTTCCAACCGTGTCATACCGTTCGCAAGCACCTTTGATACGGTAACCGTGGGCGAGACAAAGAGCGGCGCCATGATCTACGCGATGCCTGCCGGGGATATCCCCTTCCTGCTCGAGAAGGAGGCAGGGACCTACCCGAGAGATACGGGCGCCGGGTGCATGATCGGGAGCAAACTCGCCGAGAACGGTAAGGAGACCGGCCTCAAACTCGGTGCCCGGGTCAAAATCGGGGACGAGACCCTGCGGGTGACGGGCGTGCTCAAGGAGCGGGGGATGGGGTTTGACATCAACCCCGACTACGCTATCATCGTGCCCTACCGGTGGTACTCGAACCACTACGACGAGGACGAGTACGACCAGGTCATCGTGAAGGTCCGGGACGTCAATGACCTTGACGCGGTCAAGGAGGCGATCGAGGAGAAGATGAACCGGCGGGAGGATGTCGTCAACGTCATGGACACGAAAGCGATCCTCGAGAGCGTCTTTGCGGCCGCTGACTCGATCACGGTCTTTTTGATGGGCATCGGCGCGATATCGCTCATCGTCGCCGGGGTCTCGATCCTGAACGTCATGATGATGTCGGTCACCGAGCGGATCAAGGAGATCGGTGTCCTGCGGAGCATCGGCACCCGCCGGAACGAGGTGATGCGGATGTTCATCTACGAGGCGATGATCCTCGGGATTGCGGGGGCCATCATCGGGGGAGTGCTGAGTTTCGGTACCGGGTACCTGATGACGGCAGTCCTTGTCGGGAACCCGGATTACCTCTTCAACCCAACAAGCCTCCTCTACATCGTCTTTGGGATGGCGTTTGGCATCATTACGAGCGCGGCCTCAGGCCTCTACCCGGCCTGGAAGGCGGCGCACTTAAACCCGATCCAGGCGCTTCGTCACGAGTGA
- a CDS encoding DUF2953 domain-containing protein codes for MAATLLVIILLIIAAIILALLLALYLVPVTVETVAGCTRESAAATAVVAWGILGARVKVADGVGVLEVLIAGRPVMTRDLAEIAAAPPPEEKKEERKPPLPVKEYLSAAVDLWPHLRKVVAATLRSLYLETLRGDITLGLENPADTGMIYGYCTALRYALWPAEAVDFVMTPVFDHEVFEGTFTLRMQVRRPLLIIIPVASALLQKPVRQRLRQVSGRGAPGA; via the coding sequence ATGGCCGCGACCCTTCTCGTCATTATCCTTCTCATCATCGCCGCCATCATCCTCGCTCTCCTGCTTGCCCTTTACCTGGTCCCGGTGACTGTCGAGACCGTCGCCGGATGCACACGGGAGAGCGCCGCGGCGACGGCAGTCGTAGCCTGGGGCATCCTGGGAGCGAGGGTCAAGGTCGCCGACGGGGTGGGGGTGCTTGAGGTTCTCATCGCCGGCCGCCCGGTCATGACCCGGGACCTTGCGGAGATAGCCGCCGCTCCGCCGCCGGAGGAGAAGAAAGAAGAGCGGAAGCCGCCCCTCCCGGTGAAGGAATACCTCAGCGCCGCCGTTGACCTCTGGCCGCATCTCCGGAAGGTCGTCGCCGCCACACTCCGGTCGCTCTACCTTGAGACGCTCCGCGGGGACATCACCCTCGGCCTTGAGAACCCCGCCGATACCGGCATGATCTACGGCTACTGCACCGCTCTCCGCTACGCCCTCTGGCCGGCGGAAGCGGTCGACTTCGTGATGACACCGGTCTTTGATCACGAGGTCTTTGAGGGGACCTTCACGCTCAGGATGCAGGTCCGCCGTCCGCTCCTGATCATCATCCCGGTCGCAAGCGCACTTCTGCAAAAACCGGTCAGGCAGCGGCTCCGTCAGGTATCAGGGAGAGGTGCTCCGGGTGCGTGA
- a CDS encoding spore germination protein GerW family protein, whose product MNSVTGESMLQITVDQLARTLCASAILGAPVEAGDRIIIPVAEFGFGFGGGEGRGDIREGKQGGGSGTGGGGGISAVALVLINKGVPGPEGIQVISLKKKSEIAEVITTLGETVGPHISKAIEKGGEMMMQQRKGKAPETGKEIPVSGEEEA is encoded by the coding sequence GTGAATAGTGTGACTGGCGAATCGATGCTCCAGATAACCGTCGATCAACTTGCACGAACACTCTGCGCGAGCGCCATCCTCGGTGCCCCGGTCGAGGCCGGCGACCGGATTATCATCCCGGTCGCCGAGTTCGGGTTCGGGTTCGGCGGCGGCGAAGGCAGAGGAGATATCAGGGAAGGCAAGCAGGGCGGCGGGTCTGGAACCGGCGGCGGAGGCGGCATATCGGCCGTCGCCCTGGTTCTCATCAACAAGGGTGTGCCCGGCCCTGAGGGCATCCAGGTAATATCACTCAAGAAGAAGAGCGAGATCGCCGAGGTGATCACGACGCTCGGGGAGACGGTCGGCCCGCACATCTCAAAGGCCATCGAGAAGGGCGGCGAGATGATGATGCAGCAGCGCAAGGGCAAGGCACCGGAAACAGGAAAGGAGATCCCGGTCAGCGGTGAGGAAGAGGCATAA
- a CDS encoding class I SAM-dependent methyltransferase: MKDDIAVDWNEVWKRRLALNRSTRNFREGADLWGDREQARRYAARSEADHAHRVAWTLQDLGVSPGDRVLDIGSGPGTLALPLARAGARVTAVDPAEGMLAELRAAAEREGITAITTVHAPWEEIDPDRDLAPPYDRVVASFSLVMPDIRSALAAMDAVVSESGSVHLYWFTDEPPWEQLYLALWEDLHGAPYHPRPKADCLFNVLYGMGIYANILMRPMDERTLFATVEDAVDHFAPRMSVETPRQREVLRGYFREHLVRQDDGLALVGRSTYAAIWWRKQG, translated from the coding sequence ATGAAGGATGATATCGCTGTGGATTGGAACGAGGTCTGGAAGCGGAGGCTCGCCCTGAACCGGTCGACCCGGAACTTCCGGGAGGGGGCCGACCTCTGGGGCGACCGGGAGCAGGCCCGGCGGTACGCCGCCCGGTCGGAGGCTGATCATGCCCACCGGGTTGCCTGGACCCTGCAGGACCTCGGGGTCTCTCCGGGCGACCGGGTGCTCGATATCGGGTCCGGGCCCGGGACCCTCGCCCTGCCGCTTGCCCGGGCCGGTGCCCGGGTGACGGCGGTCGATCCTGCAGAGGGGATGCTCGCCGAACTCCGTGCGGCGGCTGAGCGGGAGGGGATCACCGCGATAACCACCGTCCATGCCCCCTGGGAGGAGATCGATCCGGACCGCGATCTTGCGCCGCCTTACGACCGGGTGGTCGCCTCGTTCTCGCTTGTCATGCCTGATATCAGGTCGGCGCTCGCCGCGATGGATGCGGTAGTCTCTGAGTCAGGGTCGGTCCACCTCTACTGGTTCACCGACGAACCGCCCTGGGAGCAGCTCTACCTCGCGCTCTGGGAAGACCTGCACGGGGCGCCGTACCACCCAAGGCCGAAGGCCGACTGTCTCTTCAACGTCCTCTACGGCATGGGGATCTACGCAAACATCCTGATGCGCCCGATGGACGAGAGGACCCTCTTTGCGACCGTGGAGGACGCGGTCGACCACTTCGCTCCCCGGATGAGCGTGGAGACCCCGCGGCAGCGGGAGGTTCTCCGCGGCTACTTCCGCGAGCACCTCGTCAGGCAGGACGACGGGCTCGCTCTGGTCGGGCGATCGACGTATGCCGCGATATGGTGGCGGAAGCAGGGGTAG
- a CDS encoding metal-dependent hydrolase, producing the protein MYLLAHVMAGILIGLVLAGFVGDRRVVALAALGAVLPDLIDKPLGHIVLAGTVNYGRIYFHGLTILFLVVLAGLLLYHYHQRIGLLAVAVGMASHQILDGMWHNPVTWFWPFLGPVPRHYYPEHYLWDAIWRQLSQSSEWVLLFLIIGLFAVLYRRELTTAINRLASPPARRAVVAVLVLAVIAALAAGWRFLL; encoded by the coding sequence ATGTATCTCCTCGCCCACGTCATGGCCGGCATCCTCATCGGCCTTGTGCTGGCGGGTTTTGTCGGCGACCGGCGCGTTGTCGCGCTCGCCGCACTGGGCGCCGTGCTCCCCGACCTGATCGACAAGCCTCTCGGGCACATCGTCCTCGCCGGGACGGTCAACTACGGCAGGATATATTTCCACGGTCTCACCATCCTCTTCCTGGTCGTCCTCGCCGGCCTCCTCCTCTATCACTACCACCAGAGGATCGGCCTCCTCGCGGTAGCCGTCGGGATGGCGAGCCACCAGATCCTCGACGGGATGTGGCACAACCCGGTCACCTGGTTCTGGCCGTTCCTTGGGCCAGTCCCCCGGCACTACTACCCGGAACACTACCTCTGGGACGCCATCTGGCGGCAGCTCTCGCAGTCGAGCGAGTGGGTCTTGCTCTTCCTGATCATCGGGCTGTTTGCCGTCCTCTACCGGCGGGAACTAACAACCGCCATCAACCGGCTCGCAAGCCCCCCCGCCCGCCGGGCAGTCGTTGCCGTGCTCGTCCTCGCCGTCATCGCCGCACTGGCCGCAGGCTGGCGGTTCCTGCTCTGA
- a CDS encoding TrpB-like pyridoxal phosphate-dependent enzyme, translating into MQTKILLDEGEMPKRWYNIQADLPLPLDPPLHPATGKPATPDDLRPIFPMELIRQEMSRERYIDIPAEVRDILTLWRPSPLYRARRLEAALKTPAKIYYKWEGVSPPGSHKPNTAIPQAYYNREEGIERLATETGAGQWGSSLAFATSLFDMECTVYMVRSSYEQKPYRKSMMQVYGAECIPSPSLKTRSGRMVLGRDPDTPGSLGIAISEAVEDAASHDNTNYALGSVLNHVCLHQTIIGQEAKQQLAVAEAYPDVVIGCVGGGSNFAGISFPFAGEKITGKHPDIDIIAVEPAACPTLTKGLYTYDYGDVAGLTPIMKMFTLGHDFVPPAIHAGGLRYHGASPLVSRLAHDGVIRPVAYYQNEVFEAAVTFARTEGIVVAPEAAHAVKAAIDEALRCRETGEAKVILFNNSGHGNFDFSSYEAYFAGGLADYEYPVELIKESLSRLPVTG; encoded by the coding sequence ATGCAGACGAAGATCCTCCTTGACGAGGGGGAGATGCCGAAACGGTGGTACAACATCCAGGCCGATCTTCCACTACCCCTGGACCCGCCCCTCCACCCGGCGACCGGGAAACCGGCAACCCCCGACGACCTCCGCCCCATCTTCCCGATGGAGCTGATCAGGCAGGAGATGAGCAGAGAGCGCTACATCGATATTCCGGCCGAGGTCCGGGATATCCTCACCCTCTGGAGACCGAGCCCCCTCTACCGGGCAAGAAGGCTTGAAGCGGCCTTGAAGACCCCGGCGAAGATCTACTATAAGTGGGAGGGCGTAAGCCCGCCGGGCTCGCATAAGCCCAACACCGCCATCCCCCAGGCCTACTACAACCGCGAGGAGGGGATCGAGCGGCTCGCGACCGAGACCGGGGCGGGGCAGTGGGGATCGTCGCTTGCGTTCGCAACGAGCCTCTTTGATATGGAATGCACCGTCTACATGGTCAGGAGCTCGTATGAGCAGAAGCCCTACCGGAAGAGCATGATGCAGGTCTACGGCGCCGAGTGCATCCCGAGCCCGTCGCTGAAGACCCGGTCGGGCCGGATGGTGCTCGGCCGCGACCCCGACACCCCGGGCTCCCTCGGTATCGCCATATCAGAAGCGGTCGAGGACGCGGCGAGCCACGATAACACCAACTACGCGCTCGGCTCAGTCCTCAACCATGTCTGCCTCCACCAGACGATCATCGGCCAGGAGGCAAAGCAGCAGCTCGCGGTTGCGGAGGCCTACCCTGACGTCGTGATCGGGTGCGTCGGCGGCGGCTCGAACTTCGCTGGGATCTCGTTCCCGTTTGCAGGCGAAAAGATCACGGGAAAGCACCCCGATATCGATATCATCGCGGTAGAGCCTGCAGCATGCCCGACCCTGACGAAGGGGCTCTACACCTACGACTACGGTGATGTCGCGGGGCTGACCCCGATCATGAAGATGTTCACCCTCGGCCACGACTTCGTCCCGCCTGCGATCCATGCGGGCGGCCTGCGCTACCACGGGGCGTCGCCGCTCGTATCCAGGCTCGCCCACGACGGCGTCATCAGGCCGGTCGCCTACTACCAGAACGAGGTCTTCGAGGCTGCCGTGACCTTCGCCCGGACCGAGGGGATCGTCGTCGCGCCCGAGGCGGCCCACGCGGTGAAGGCCGCGATCGACGAGGCCCTCAGGTGCCGGGAGACCGGCGAGGCAAAGGTGATCCTCTTCAACAACTCCGGGCACGGCAACTTCGACTTCTCCTCCTACGAAGCCTATTTCGCGGGAGGGCTGGCCGACTACGAGTACCCGGTGGAGCTGATCAAAGAGTCGCTCTCCCGGCTGCCGGTGACGGGGTGA
- a CDS encoding anthranilate synthase component I family protein, translating to MNRNPGGRPLVVPVFVELPLPAAPPADLYASLREGPGFLLESLEGGGKFARYSFICTAPAATVAMTSDGLVTVSGDPRIREIAGDIEAADAIDAVRSFMTRFQAAPAPLPPFSGGVAGYFSYDLASSIYPAVLPGAVEEPVARFMLALDCLALDHQSGRLAVIRNLLITDEGDAEEEYSRAADAVAAGAARIRDLSPARPADPDPAGVAASSSCTADEFSGAVLRIKEHIAAGDIFQAVLSRRLTCPAVGDPFGIYRRLRTKNPSPYMYYLDFGDLTVAGSSPEMLVRVEGDRVTTVPIAGTRPRGSTPAEDDRLAAELLADEKERAEHIMLVDLARNDVGAVSTFGSVAVEGFMAVERFSHVQHIASTVSGTLREGCDRFDALRSCFPAGTVSGAPKVRAMQVIGEMEELRRGVYAGAAGYISFSGTMDLAIAIRTVVVRDGVASIQVGAGIVADSDPGREWAETGSKGQAMLAALGATEVQ from the coding sequence CTGAACCGGAACCCGGGCGGGCGACCCCTCGTCGTCCCGGTATTCGTTGAACTCCCGCTTCCCGCGGCCCCGCCGGCAGACCTCTACGCCTCCCTCCGGGAAGGCCCGGGATTCCTGCTCGAGTCGCTCGAGGGGGGCGGGAAGTTCGCCCGCTACTCGTTCATCTGCACCGCCCCGGCCGCGACCGTCGCCATGACCTCCGACGGTCTGGTGACGGTCTCAGGCGACCCCCGCATACGTGAGATCGCCGGGGATATCGAGGCAGCCGATGCCATAGATGCCGTCCGCTCGTTCATGACCCGGTTCCAGGCCGCTCCGGCGCCGCTCCCCCCGTTTTCGGGAGGAGTTGCCGGTTACTTCTCCTACGACCTCGCCTCGTCGATCTACCCGGCGGTCCTGCCTGGTGCGGTGGAGGAGCCGGTCGCCCGGTTCATGCTGGCGCTGGACTGCCTCGCCCTCGATCACCAGAGCGGGCGGCTCGCGGTCATCAGGAACCTGCTCATCACCGACGAGGGCGATGCAGAGGAGGAATACTCCAGGGCCGCCGATGCGGTCGCAGCCGGCGCCGCCCGAATACGCGATCTCTCCCCGGCACGCCCGGCCGACCCGGACCCGGCCGGGGTCGCGGCGTCGTCATCCTGCACCGCTGATGAGTTCTCGGGCGCGGTCCTGCGGATCAAGGAGCATATCGCGGCAGGCGATATCTTCCAGGCGGTCCTCTCCCGGAGGCTCACCTGCCCCGCCGTGGGCGACCCGTTCGGCATCTACCGGCGGCTCCGGACGAAAAACCCGAGCCCCTACATGTACTATCTGGACTTCGGGGACCTCACGGTCGCAGGGAGCAGCCCCGAGATGCTCGTCCGTGTGGAGGGGGATCGGGTGACGACGGTCCCGATCGCCGGGACCAGGCCGCGGGGATCGACCCCGGCGGAGGACGACCGGCTGGCTGCCGAACTCCTCGCCGACGAGAAGGAGCGCGCCGAGCACATCATGCTCGTCGACCTGGCACGGAACGACGTCGGGGCGGTCTCGACGTTCGGGAGCGTCGCGGTGGAGGGGTTCATGGCCGTCGAGCGGTTCTCGCATGTCCAGCATATCGCCTCCACGGTCTCGGGCACGCTCAGGGAGGGGTGCGACCGCTTCGACGCTCTGCGGTCCTGTTTCCCGGCGGGGACCGTCTCGGGCGCCCCGAAGGTCAGGGCGATGCAGGTCATCGGAGAGATGGAGGAGCTCAGGCGCGGGGTCTACGCAGGAGCGGCCGGCTACATCAGTTTCTCAGGCACGATGGACCTTGCGATCGCCATCAGGACGGTCGTCGTCCGGGACGGCGTCGCATCCATCCAGGTGGGGGCCGGGATCGTGGCCGACTCTGACCCCGGCCGGGAGTGGGCCGAGACCGGGAGCAAGGGGCAGGCGATGCTTGCTGCCCTCGGTGCAACGGAGGTGCAATGA
- a CDS encoding anthranilate synthase component II gives MLSSTKAVLTTISRTVPTLGVCLGHQAIGLAFGAQITQAGRPMHGKQSVVRHDGAGLYAGVGNPLVATRYHSLVIDPATVPDCLEVTARSDDDGAVMGIRHREFPIHGIQFHPESILTPDGNRLMANFLSGTGDRA, from the coding sequence ATGTTGAGCTCTACCAAGGCGGTCCTCACCACGATCAGCCGCACCGTCCCGACGCTCGGGGTCTGCCTCGGCCACCAGGCGATCGGGCTTGCCTTCGGGGCGCAGATCACCCAGGCAGGCAGGCCGATGCACGGGAAGCAGTCGGTCGTGCGGCACGACGGTGCCGGGCTCTACGCGGGGGTGGGAAACCCCCTCGTCGCGACACGCTACCACTCGCTCGTCATCGACCCGGCCACGGTCCCTGACTGCCTCGAAGTGACCGCCCGGAGCGACGACGACGGCGCGGTCATGGGCATCCGGCACCGGGAGTTCCCGATTCACGGGATACAGTTCCACCCGGAGAGCATCCTCACTCCCGACGGGAACCGGCTGATGGCAAACTTCCTCTCCGGCACGGGGGACCGGGCATGA
- the trpD gene encoding anthranilate phosphoribosyltransferase: MIREAIARVSSGTDLTPAEATGVMEKIMQGAATPAQIGGFLTALRMKGETETEIAAFARVMRAAAVPVSLPAPEARVDTCGTGGDGAGTFNISTAAAFVAAGAGVSIVKHGNRGVSSRCGSADVLEALGVAVTTPPDRIPGVLAAAGIAFLFAPVYHPAMQHARSARQEIGIRTVFNLLGPLTNPGRVGAHLLGVYDPRLTAPVARVLGDLGARRAMVVHGAGLDEIATTGPTVVAELRDGAIRTYTLDCTEFGIPRAPAAALRGGGPEENARILLSVLAGDGGPARDIVLLNAGAAVYIGGKTADLAGGIARAAESIDSGAALDRLQRLIEVAGGAS; encoded by the coding sequence ATGATCAGGGAGGCGATCGCCCGGGTCTCCTCCGGCACCGACCTCACCCCGGCAGAGGCGACGGGGGTGATGGAGAAGATCATGCAGGGCGCCGCGACCCCCGCCCAGATCGGCGGGTTCCTCACGGCGCTGCGGATGAAGGGGGAGACCGAAACCGAGATCGCGGCGTTCGCCAGGGTGATGCGGGCTGCCGCCGTCCCGGTCTCCCTCCCGGCCCCGGAGGCGCGGGTCGATACCTGCGGGACCGGGGGTGACGGCGCAGGGACGTTCAACATCAGCACCGCGGCCGCCTTCGTCGCTGCCGGTGCAGGGGTCTCCATCGTGAAGCACGGGAACCGGGGCGTATCGAGCCGGTGCGGTTCGGCCGACGTCCTCGAGGCGCTCGGGGTCGCGGTCACGACACCGCCCGACCGGATCCCGGGCGTTCTCGCGGCTGCCGGGATCGCGTTCCTCTTCGCCCCGGTCTACCACCCGGCGATGCAGCACGCCCGGTCGGCCAGGCAGGAGATCGGGATCAGGACGGTCTTCAACCTCCTCGGCCCCCTCACGAACCCGGGCCGCGTCGGGGCACACCTGCTCGGCGTCTACGATCCCCGCCTGACCGCCCCGGTCGCCCGGGTGCTCGGGGACCTCGGGGCCAGGCGGGCGATGGTTGTCCATGGCGCGGGTCTGGACGAGATCGCGACGACCGGGCCGACGGTCGTCGCGGAGCTCAGGGACGGGGCGATCCGGACCTACACCCTCGACTGCACCGAATTTGGGATCCCACGGGCGCCCGCCGCCGCCCTCCGGGGCGGCGGGCCTGAGGAGAACGCCCGGATCCTCCTCTCGGTCCTCGCAGGCGATGGGGGGCCGGCACGGGATATCGTCCTCCTCAACGCCGGGGCGGCGGTCTACATCGGTGGGAAGACCGCCGATCTCGCCGGGGGAATCGCCCGTGCGGCTGAGTCGATCGACTCGGGGGCTGCGCTCGACCGGCTCCAGCGGTTGATCGAGGTTGCCGGGGGTGCGTCGTGA
- a CDS encoding indole-3-glycerol phosphate synthase TrpC yields the protein MIIDEILRSTRERVATIPADIHQIHPVPARSLADAIRACTDRIAIIAEVKYASPSGGRAACTSPPEALAAEFAAAGAVGVSVLTEPSFFGGSAANLVRVRAAVPLPVLRKDFIVDERQVAETRAMGADAILLIARVLGDGLPRFVDAAHEAGLDALVEVRNRDEVEMALATGADLVGINNRDLGTLKVDLSTTRRLAGFIRDEGRLVVSESGILWPYDVRSLRDCCDAFLIGSAIMNARDRRRRLEGFVFA from the coding sequence GTGATCATCGACGAGATCCTCCGGAGCACGAGGGAGCGGGTGGCGACGATCCCGGCCGACATCCACCAGATCCATCCCGTCCCGGCCCGGAGCCTCGCGGACGCGATCCGCGCCTGCACCGACCGCATCGCAATCATCGCTGAGGTGAAGTACGCCTCCCCCTCGGGTGGGCGGGCGGCATGCACCTCCCCGCCGGAGGCGCTGGCAGCCGAGTTTGCCGCCGCTGGAGCGGTAGGGGTCTCGGTCCTGACCGAACCCTCGTTCTTCGGGGGGAGCGCCGCAAACCTCGTCCGCGTCCGCGCCGCGGTCCCCCTCCCGGTGCTCAGGAAGGACTTCATCGTCGACGAGCGGCAGGTCGCCGAGACCCGGGCGATGGGGGCCGACGCGATCCTCCTGATCGCCCGGGTGCTCGGTGACGGCCTCCCCCGGTTCGTGGACGCCGCCCACGAGGCAGGGCTTGACGCGCTGGTGGAGGTCCGGAACCGCGACGAGGTTGAGATGGCGCTCGCCACCGGGGCGGACCTGGTCGGGATCAACAACCGCGATCTCGGCACGCTCAAGGTCGACCTCTCCACCACGCGGCGGCTTGCCGGATTCATCAGGGACGAGGGGAGGCTCGTCGTCTCTGAGAGCGGGATCCTCTGGCCCTACGATGTCCGGAGCCTCAGGGACTGCTGCGACGCCTTCCTCATCGGGTCGGCGATCATGAACGCCCGGGACCGGAGGAGAAGACTGGAGGGGTTTGTATTCGCGTGA